Proteins from one Candidatus Nitrospira nitrificans genomic window:
- a CDS encoding efflux RND transporter permease subunit, protein MIVSLLEFSLRQRILVLGLACLLSVVGVIAFESIPIDAYPDVTNIQVQILSEAAGLSPVEVERFITYPLELQMTGLPGLAEIRSLSKFALSQITVVFNDDVDMYFARQLVLERIMAAKDRLPEGLESVMAPVTTGLGEVFHYYLEGPHATATDAKMVEAELTDQRTMQEWVLRPLLKSVPGVIDVNGMGGFVKQYQVLVDPAKLRKFDLTLRQIYEAVVKNNANVGGNVLERHAERAIVRGLGLIRTVGDIESIIVKEVGGTPVFVRDVAEVGIGHAVRHGAVVLNGEREVVIGTVLMLRGGNARQVVEAVKTKIADLRRNNILPEGTKLIPFYDRIELVTAAIHTVRDALIEGIVLVVFVFLFFLGHVRSAVIVTVTLIVTPLVTFIVMEWFGLSANLMTLGGLAIAIGEIADGSLVLVENAYRHLAQHGGLSQERRFSVILHATKEVGRPILFGILIISVVFLPLMTLQGMEGKMFAPLAYTLVIALLASVVVTLTLSPVLVSLLLRGGHLEETRVTFWMKQGYLPVLQWTLRHRGLILTSSIVIVLCSLALIPFVGREFIPLLEEGSLTPQVVKLPSVSLPESIELEKQAHKAMLEFPEVKMAVSRIGRAEIPYHPEDLYESDPIVSLHDRSTWKTAKTQSGMTEAIRRKLAEIPGISVLMSQPIQERVDELISGIRTECAVKLFGDDLDVLRDKAQDIAVLMQHINGVKDIKVEQVAGQPYLVIDIDRQKIARFGINVADVQEIVATAVGGKTATQVYEGERRFQLILRFSEPYRNSVAAIGEIRVKSPSGALIPMSDLATIEMREGPARISREHAKRRIYIGFNVVGRDIGGVVDEGRAKLAAQLRLPEGYTIVWGGAFENMERANARLMIVVPITLGLVFFLLFWAFHSLRYATLIIINLPFALIGGVVSLWLSGQYLSVPASIGFIELFGLAVGNGIVLVSYINQLRNEGQQVEDAILTGCSRRLRPVVMTMMTTLFGLLPLALAQGIGAEVQRPLASVVIGGLFTSTALTLVVLPALYSTFAGREVRKEEAPEWV, encoded by the coding sequence TCGTGTTCAACGACGACGTGGATATGTACTTTGCCCGTCAATTGGTCCTCGAGCGAATCATGGCGGCGAAAGATCGGTTACCGGAGGGGCTCGAATCAGTGATGGCTCCCGTCACAACGGGGCTGGGCGAAGTCTTTCATTATTATCTTGAAGGGCCTCATGCGACAGCGACCGACGCGAAGATGGTCGAGGCCGAGTTGACGGATCAGCGCACCATGCAGGAGTGGGTCCTGCGTCCCCTGCTCAAGAGCGTGCCGGGAGTGATCGATGTCAACGGCATGGGCGGATTCGTGAAGCAGTATCAGGTCTTGGTCGATCCGGCCAAGCTGCGCAAGTTCGACCTGACGCTGCGCCAAATCTACGAGGCGGTGGTGAAGAACAACGCCAATGTCGGAGGCAACGTGCTGGAGCGGCATGCCGAACGCGCGATCGTTCGAGGGCTTGGACTGATCAGGACCGTGGGGGATATCGAATCCATCATTGTGAAAGAGGTCGGTGGCACGCCGGTATTCGTCCGGGATGTCGCCGAAGTCGGCATCGGCCACGCCGTTCGCCATGGTGCGGTGGTCCTCAATGGGGAACGGGAAGTCGTGATAGGAACAGTGCTCATGCTTCGCGGAGGCAATGCTCGTCAGGTGGTTGAGGCGGTCAAGACGAAGATAGCGGATTTGCGGCGGAATAATATTCTTCCGGAAGGCACAAAGCTGATCCCTTTTTACGATCGCATCGAACTCGTCACCGCGGCCATTCATACAGTGCGGGATGCGTTGATCGAAGGGATCGTGCTGGTGGTCTTCGTCTTCTTGTTCTTCTTGGGCCATGTCCGCAGCGCCGTTATTGTCACGGTGACGTTGATCGTCACTCCGCTCGTCACCTTTATCGTGATGGAGTGGTTCGGGCTCTCGGCCAACTTGATGACACTGGGTGGGTTGGCGATCGCCATCGGCGAGATCGCCGACGGGTCCCTGGTCCTCGTGGAAAACGCCTATCGGCATCTGGCCCAACACGGCGGCCTGTCTCAGGAACGCAGGTTCAGCGTCATTCTCCATGCCACGAAGGAAGTCGGCCGACCAATCCTGTTCGGTATTCTGATCATCAGCGTCGTCTTCCTGCCGCTCATGACCCTGCAAGGAATGGAAGGCAAGATGTTCGCGCCGCTGGCCTACACGCTGGTGATTGCGCTCTTGGCCTCGGTCGTGGTGACGCTGACCCTGTCGCCCGTGCTTGTGTCTCTTCTCTTGCGCGGAGGCCATCTTGAAGAGACGCGCGTGACGTTCTGGATGAAACAAGGCTATTTGCCGGTGTTGCAATGGACGCTCAGGCATCGCGGCCTCATCCTGACGAGTTCGATCGTGATCGTGTTGTGCAGCCTTGCGCTCATTCCGTTCGTCGGGCGGGAATTCATTCCGCTCCTTGAGGAAGGGTCCCTGACTCCCCAAGTCGTGAAGCTGCCGAGTGTGTCGCTCCCTGAGTCCATCGAGTTGGAGAAGCAGGCTCACAAGGCCATGCTGGAGTTTCCCGAGGTGAAGATGGCCGTGAGCAGGATCGGCCGGGCGGAAATTCCCTACCATCCGGAAGACCTCTATGAGAGTGATCCGATTGTCTCACTGCACGACCGGAGTACCTGGAAGACGGCGAAGACTCAATCGGGAATGACCGAGGCGATCCGCCGGAAGCTGGCGGAAATTCCTGGCATCTCCGTCCTCATGAGTCAGCCGATCCAGGAACGAGTGGACGAGTTGATCTCAGGCATCAGGACCGAATGCGCCGTCAAGTTGTTCGGAGACGATCTCGATGTGCTCCGCGACAAGGCTCAGGACATCGCGGTCCTGATGCAACACATCAACGGTGTCAAAGATATCAAAGTCGAACAGGTCGCCGGGCAGCCCTACCTCGTTATCGACATCGATCGGCAGAAGATCGCCCGTTTCGGCATCAATGTGGCCGACGTGCAGGAGATTGTCGCCACCGCCGTCGGCGGCAAGACGGCGACGCAGGTCTATGAAGGCGAACGACGGTTTCAGCTCATCCTGAGATTTTCAGAACCATACCGGAACAGCGTCGCCGCCATAGGAGAAATCCGCGTGAAGTCTCCTTCCGGCGCCCTCATTCCCATGAGCGACTTGGCCACGATTGAAATGCGTGAAGGCCCGGCTCGTATCAGTCGAGAGCATGCGAAGCGCCGCATCTATATCGGTTTCAACGTCGTCGGCCGGGACATCGGTGGGGTCGTGGACGAAGGACGCGCGAAGCTTGCGGCCCAGCTCCGTTTACCGGAGGGCTATACCATCGTGTGGGGCGGGGCGTTCGAAAACATGGAACGGGCCAATGCGCGATTGATGATCGTCGTGCCGATCACGCTGGGCCTCGTGTTCTTCCTTCTGTTCTGGGCCTTTCATTCTCTGCGATACGCAACCTTGATCATCATCAACCTGCCGTTCGCGTTGATCGGAGGCGTCGTGTCGCTATGGCTGAGCGGGCAGTATCTGAGCGTGCCGGCCTCTATCGGTTTTATCGAGCTGTTCGGACTGGCCGTGGGGAATGGGATCGTGCTGGTCTCCTATATCAACCAGCTGCGCAACGAGGGACAACAGGTCGAGGACGCGATTCTGACCGGTTGTAGTCGACGACTCCGCCCGGTGGTCATGACGATGATGACCACCTTGTTCGGTCTCCTTCCGCTGGCACTGGCGCAAGGAATCGGGGCGGAGGTTCAGAGGCCGCTCGCCAGTGTCGTCATCGGCGGACTCTTCACATCCACGGCGCTGACGCTGGTGGTACTGCCCGCGCTCTATAGTACGTTTGCGGGACGAGAGGTGAGGAAAGAGGAGGCGCCGGAATGGGTATGA
- a CDS encoding GNAT family N-acetyltransferase, with translation MVHIRPATEADFSSLLHVQQAAFGEYAGLYTVSGWTTETIESLREDAREKHIFVAETGGAIVGSVRFWTVAGVCVIRLLSVSPECQHRGVGKALIRELEGAATDAHKFYACTMLRTARNIQFFLNLGYKAETILPDHYDHLDLICFAKYR, from the coding sequence ATGGTTCACATCCGACCGGCAACCGAAGCTGATTTTTCCTCCCTTCTTCACGTACAACAGGCCGCGTTCGGTGAATATGCCGGCCTCTACACAGTCAGCGGGTGGACGACGGAAACCATCGAGAGCCTGCGAGAAGACGCCAGAGAGAAACATATTTTCGTGGCGGAAACGGGAGGCGCGATTGTCGGCTCCGTGCGCTTCTGGACCGTGGCCGGCGTCTGCGTGATCCGGCTCCTGTCGGTGAGTCCCGAATGTCAGCACCGAGGAGTGGGGAAAGCGCTGATCCGCGAGCTCGAAGGAGCGGCAACCGATGCCCACAAGTTCTACGCCTGTACCATGTTGCGCACGGCCAGAAATATTCAATTCTTTCTCAACCTCGGTTACAAGGCCGAAACGATTCTTCCCGATCATTATGACCATCTCGACTTGATCTGCTTCGCCAAATATCGTTGA
- a CDS encoding formylglycine-generating enzyme family protein translates to MRYVLAGMTLLCLFIVPGAVVHAANGEQELSKGENLLKNKQYAEARAALEAGILKDPSNIQAHFNLAEACRALESWACAEQHYESALDLDAKSGTKSYLPKTKAKVWRLREETTVWRLLNEGKGLIAGGKTKQAEEALRSAEELGLNNEQQTLYQRLQAKLPRSRSAALKYMTSAGSAGGAGETEALDSQMVLVPAGKFMRGSQLGDDEKPVRQIYLNAFYMDKYEVTVGQYARYLEATDMEEPPDWSTMNQPPHQRRPVVNVNWEDAVNYCKWAGKRLPTEAEWEKAARGTDGRIYPWGNEAPSRLHANYGRKEWDDHLALAPVGSYEAGKSPYGIYDMAGNAWEWVFDWYELDYYKKSPEKNPIGPAKGEGKVLRGGSWLYVSEFLRSAHRFDAQPTNRLFGYGFRCAKTP, encoded by the coding sequence ATGAGATATGTGTTGGCGGGAATGACCTTGTTGTGCCTCTTCATCGTTCCTGGGGCTGTTGTGCATGCAGCCAACGGGGAACAGGAATTGTCCAAAGGGGAAAACCTGTTGAAGAACAAGCAGTATGCGGAGGCGCGGGCGGCGCTGGAGGCCGGCATTCTAAAAGATCCGTCCAATATCCAGGCCCATTTCAATCTGGCCGAGGCTTGCCGAGCCCTAGAATCCTGGGCCTGCGCGGAGCAACATTACGAGAGCGCACTGGATCTGGATGCCAAATCCGGGACGAAATCCTATTTGCCCAAGACGAAAGCGAAGGTGTGGCGGTTACGGGAGGAAACGACGGTCTGGCGTCTCCTGAACGAGGGGAAGGGGCTGATCGCCGGTGGAAAAACGAAGCAGGCGGAGGAGGCGCTGCGCAGCGCCGAGGAGCTTGGCCTCAACAATGAGCAACAGACACTCTATCAACGGTTGCAGGCGAAACTGCCACGATCACGATCTGCCGCCTTGAAATATATGACGTCCGCCGGATCGGCAGGAGGCGCGGGGGAGACCGAGGCGCTCGATTCGCAGATGGTCCTCGTGCCGGCGGGGAAGTTTATGCGGGGAAGCCAGCTCGGAGACGATGAGAAACCCGTTCGCCAGATCTATCTCAATGCCTTCTATATGGATAAATATGAAGTGACGGTCGGGCAGTATGCCAGGTACTTGGAGGCGACCGACATGGAGGAGCCTCCGGACTGGAGCACCATGAATCAACCGCCACATCAGCGACGCCCGGTCGTCAATGTGAATTGGGAGGATGCCGTCAATTATTGCAAATGGGCCGGCAAGCGTCTGCCGACGGAGGCGGAGTGGGAAAAAGCGGCGCGGGGAACGGATGGACGGATCTATCCCTGGGGGAATGAAGCTCCAAGCCGGCTCCATGCCAATTACGGAAGAAAGGAGTGGGATGACCACCTCGCCTTAGCTCCGGTCGGGTCGTATGAAGCGGGGAAGAGTCCCTACGGGATCTATGACATGGCCGGGAATGCCTGGGAATGGGTGTTCGATTGGTATGAACTGGATTATTACAAGAAAAGTCCTGAAAAGAACCCCATCGGGCCGGCAAAAGGCGAGGGAAAAGTGTTGCGGGGCGGATCTTGGCTGTACGTGTCCGAGTTTCTGCGGTCCGCGCACCGGTTCGATGCGCAACCCACGAATCGGCTCTTCGGATACGGGTTCCGTTGCGCGAAGACACCGTGA
- a CDS encoding macro domain-containing protein — protein MLKEVTGDILRTKAEIMAHGVAPNDGFANGLALSLRQQWPAMYKDFRHYCQTFTPKTGELWAWAGVGGVRIVSLFTQEPAPSHGAKPGKATIENVNHCLKAFAKLIESEKIKSVALPRLATGVGGLGWKEIKPLIEKHLGHLSVPIYVYATYQPGVQATEG, from the coding sequence ATGCTGAAAGAAGTCACGGGCGATATCTTGCGGACAAAGGCGGAAATAATGGCACACGGTGTGGCTCCGAATGACGGCTTTGCGAACGGCCTCGCGTTGTCCCTTCGGCAACAATGGCCCGCCATGTACAAAGATTTCAGACATTATTGCCAGACGTTTACGCCGAAGACCGGGGAACTGTGGGCCTGGGCGGGGGTCGGCGGGGTGCGCATTGTGAGTCTGTTTACGCAAGAACCAGCTCCCAGCCACGGGGCTAAACCGGGGAAAGCCACGATTGAGAACGTGAATCACTGCCTCAAAGCCTTCGCGAAGTTGATCGAGAGCGAGAAAATCAAGAGCGTGGCGCTTCCCCGCTTGGCAACAGGCGTCGGTGGGCTCGGTTGGAAAGAGATCAAGCCGTTGATTGAAAAGCATCTCGGCCACTTGTCCGTTCCCATATACGTGTACGCAACCTATCAGCCGGGTGTCCAGGCCACGGAGGGATGA